One genomic window of Saccopteryx bilineata isolate mSacBil1 chromosome 4, mSacBil1_pri_phased_curated, whole genome shotgun sequence includes the following:
- the CRIP2 gene encoding cysteine-rich protein 2 isoform X2 encodes MASKCPKCDKTVYFAEKVSSLGKDWHKFCLKCERCNKTLTPGGHAEHDGKPFCHKPCYATLFGPKGVNIGGAGSYIYEKPSSEGPQVTGPIEVPVARTEERKASGPPKGPSKASSVTTFTGEPNMCPRCNKRVYFAEKVTSLGKDWHRPCLRCERCGKTLTPGGHAEHDGQPYCHKPCYGILFGPKGVNTGAVGSYIYDRDPEGKVQP; translated from the exons ATGGCTTCCAAGTGTCCCAAGTGCGACAAGACCGTGTACTTCG CCGAGAAGGTGAGCTCGCTGGGCAAGGACTGGCACAAGTTCTGTCTCAAGTGTGAGCGCTGCAATAAGACGCTGACGCCGGGGGGCCACGCTGAG CATGACGGGAAGCCATTTTGTCACAAGCCTTGCTATGCCACACTGTTTGGACCCAAAG GTGTGAACATTGGAGGTGCAGGCTCCTACATCTATGAGAAACCCTCTTCAGAGGGACCGCAGGTCACTGGCCCCATCGAGGTCCCGGTGGCCCGAACTGAGGAGCGGAAGGCGAGTGGCCCCCCAAAGGGGCCCAGCAAAG CTTCTAGCGTCACCACGTTCACCGGGGAACCTAACATGTGTCCTCGTTGCAACAAGAGGGTCTACTTTG ccGAGAAGGTGACCTCTCTGGGTAAGGACTGGCACCGGCCATGCCTGCGCTGTGAGCGCTGCGGGAAGACGCTGACTCCTGGCGGGCACGCGGAG CATGATGGCCAGCCTTACTGCCACAAGCCCTGCTACGGAATACTCTTCGGACCCAAGG GAGTGAATACCGGAGCTGTGGGCAGCTACATCTATGACAGGGACCCGGAGGGCAAAGTTCAGCCCTAG
- the MTA1 gene encoding metastasis-associated protein MTA1 isoform X2, which yields MAANMYRVGDYVYFENSSSNPYLIRRIEELNKTANGNVEAKVVCFYRRRDISSTLIALADKHATLSVCYKTGPGADNGEEGEIEEEMENPEMVDLPEKLKHQLRHRELFLSRQLESLPATHIRGKCSVTLLNETESLKSYLEREDFFFYSLVYDPQQKTLLADKGEIRVGNRYQADITDLLKEGEEDGRDQSKLETKVWEAHNPLVDKQIDQFLVVARSVGTFARALDCSSSVRQPSLHMSAAAASRDITLFHAMDTLHKSVYDVAKAISALVPQGGPVLCRDEMEEWSAAEASLFEEALEKYGKDFTDIQQDFLPWKSLTSIIEYYYMWKTTDRYVQQKRLKAAEAESKLKQVYIPNYNKPNPNQISVNNVKAGVVNGAGAPGQSPGAGRACESCYTTQSYQWYSWGPPNMQCRLCASCWTYWKKYGGLKMPTRLDGERPGPNRSNMSPHGIPARSSGSPKFAMKTRQAFYLHTTKLTRIARRLCREILRPWRAARHPYLPINSAAIKAECTARLPEASQSPLVLKQAVRKPLEAVLRYLETHPRPPKPDPVKSVSGVLGGLTPAKSAPVINNGSPTILGKRSYEQHNGMDGNMKKRLLMPSRGLANHGQTRHMGPSRNLLLNGKSYPTKVRLIRGGSLPPVKRRRMNWIDAPDDVFYMATEETRKIRKLLSSSETKRAARRPYKPIALRQSQALPLRPPPPAPVNDEPIVIED from the exons ACGGCCAACGGGAACGTGGAGGCCAAGGTGGTGTGCTTCTACCGGAGGCGGGACATCTCCAGCACCCTCATCGCCCTGGCCGACAAGCACGCCA CCCTGTCCGTCTGCTACAAAACCGGACCCGGGGCCGACAACGGCGAGGAAG GGGAAATcgaggaggagatggagaaccCCGAGATGGTCGACCTCCCCGAGAAGCTCAAACACCAGCTGCGGCACCGCGAGCTGTTCCTCTCTAGGCAGTTGGAGTCGCTGCCTGCCACCCATATCAG AGGGAAGTGCAGCGTCACTCTGCTCAACGAGACCGAGTCGCTCAAGTCCTACCTGGAGCGGGAG GACTTCTTCTTCTACTCGCTCGTCTACGACCCGCAGCAGAAGACCCTGCTGGCCGACAAAGGGGAGATCCGGGTGGGGAACCGGTACCAGGCGGACATCACGGACCTGCTGAAGGAAG GCGAGGAGGACGGCCGCGACCAGTCCAAGCTGGAGACCAAGGTGTGGGAGGCGCACAACCCGCTCGTGGACAAGCAGATCGACCAGTTCCTGGTGGTGGCCCG ctccgTGGGCACCTTTGCGCGGGCGCTGGACTGCAGCAGCTCCGTCCGGCAGCCCAGCCTGCACATGAGCGCCGCCGCGGCCTCCCGGGACATCACGCTG TTCCACGCCATGGACACGCTGCACAAAAGCGTGTACGACGTTGCCAAGGCCATCTCGGCCCTGGTGCCGCAGGGGGGGCCGGTGCTCTGCCGCGACGAGATGGAGGAGTGGTCGGCCGCGGAGGCCAGCCTCTTCGAGGAGGCCCTGGAGAAGTACGGGAAGGACTTCACGGACATCCAGCAGGACTTC ctgccctgGAAGTCGCTGACCAGCATCATCGAGTACTACTACATGTGGAAGACCACCGACAGATACGTGCAGCAG aaacgTTTGAAAGCTGCTGAAGCGGAGAGCAAGTTGAAGCAAGTCTATATTCCCAACTA TAACAAGCCCAACCCGAACCAGATCAGCGTCAACAACGTCAAGGCGGGTGTGGTGAATGGTGCGGGCGCACCAGGCCAGAGCCCCGGGGCTGGCCGGGCCTGCGAGAGCTGTTACA CCACCCAGTCTTACCAGTGGTATTCTTGGGGTCCCCCTAACATGCAGTGTCGTCTCTGCGCATCTTGTTGGACATATTGGAAGAAATATGGTGGCTTGAAAATGCCAACCCGGTTAGATGGAGAGAGGCCAGGACCAAACCGCAGTAACATG AGCCCCCACGGCATCCCAGCCCGGAGCAGCGGGAGCCCCAAGTTCGCCATGAAGACGAGACAGGCCTTCTACCTGCACACCACCAAGCTCACCCGGATCGCCCGGCGCCTGTGCCGAGAGATCCTGCGCCCGTGGCGCGCAGCCCGGCACCCTTACCTGCCCATCAACAGTGCGGCCATCAAGGCCGAGT GCACCGCCCGGCTGCCCGAAGCCTCGCAGAGCCCGCTGGTGCTGAAGCAGGCCGTGCGGAAGCCCCTGGAAGCCGTGCTGCGGTATCTCG agacccacccccgcccccccaagCCCGACCCGGTGAAGAGCGTGTCCGGCGTGCTCGGCGGCCTGACCCCCGCCAAGTCGGCTCCCGTCATCAACAACGGCTCGCCCACCATCCTGGGCAAGAGGAGCTACGAGCAGCACAACGGCATGGACG GCAACATGAAGAAGCGCCTGTTGATGCCCAGTAGGG GCCTGGCGAACCACGGGCAGACCAGGCACATG GGACCAAGCCGGAATCTCCTGCTCAACGGGAAGTCGTACCCCACCAAAGTGCGCCTCATCCGGGGGGGCTCCCTGCCCCCCGTCAAACGGCGGAGGATGAACTGGATCGACGCTCCCGATGACGTCTTTTACATGGCCACCGAGGAGACCAG GAAGATTCGCAAGCTGCTCTCATCCTCGGAGACCAAGCGTGCTGCCCGCAGGCCCTACAAACCCATCGCCCTGCGCCAGAGCCAGGCCCTGCCGCTGCGGCCGCCCCCGCCCGCGCCGGTCAACGACGAGCCCATTGTCATCGAGGACTAG
- the CRIP2 gene encoding cysteine-rich protein 2 isoform X1: MWRLIATPLSRHLCQLHWGLTLGAQGWFWDTCEERAAEKVSSLGKDWHKFCLKCERCNKTLTPGGHAEHDGKPFCHKPCYATLFGPKGVNIGGAGSYIYEKPSSEGPQVTGPIEVPVARTEERKASGPPKGPSKASSVTTFTGEPNMCPRCNKRVYFAEKVTSLGKDWHRPCLRCERCGKTLTPGGHAEHDGQPYCHKPCYGILFGPKGVNTGAVGSYIYDRDPEGKVQP; this comes from the exons ATGTGGAGGCTCATTGCCACTCCCCTCAGCAGGCACCTCTGCCAACTCCATTGGGGCCTGACCCTGGGGGCTCAGGGATGGTTCTGGGACACATGTGAGGAGCGagcag CCGAGAAGGTGAGCTCGCTGGGCAAGGACTGGCACAAGTTCTGTCTCAAGTGTGAGCGCTGCAATAAGACGCTGACGCCGGGGGGCCACGCTGAG CATGACGGGAAGCCATTTTGTCACAAGCCTTGCTATGCCACACTGTTTGGACCCAAAG GTGTGAACATTGGAGGTGCAGGCTCCTACATCTATGAGAAACCCTCTTCAGAGGGACCGCAGGTCACTGGCCCCATCGAGGTCCCGGTGGCCCGAACTGAGGAGCGGAAGGCGAGTGGCCCCCCAAAGGGGCCCAGCAAAG CTTCTAGCGTCACCACGTTCACCGGGGAACCTAACATGTGTCCTCGTTGCAACAAGAGGGTCTACTTTG ccGAGAAGGTGACCTCTCTGGGTAAGGACTGGCACCGGCCATGCCTGCGCTGTGAGCGCTGCGGGAAGACGCTGACTCCTGGCGGGCACGCGGAG CATGATGGCCAGCCTTACTGCCACAAGCCCTGCTACGGAATACTCTTCGGACCCAAGG GAGTGAATACCGGAGCTGTGGGCAGCTACATCTATGACAGGGACCCGGAGGGCAAAGTTCAGCCCTAG
- the MTA1 gene encoding metastasis-associated protein MTA1 isoform X1 — translation MAANMYRVGDYVYFENSSSNPYLIRRIEELNKTANGNVEAKVVCFYRRRDISSTLIALADKHATLSVCYKTGPGADNGEEGEIEEEMENPEMVDLPEKLKHQLRHRELFLSRQLESLPATHIRGKCSVTLLNETESLKSYLEREDFFFYSLVYDPQQKTLLADKGEIRVGNRYQADITDLLKEGEEDGRDQSKLETKVWEAHNPLVDKQIDQFLVVARSVGTFARALDCSSSVRQPSLHMSAAAASRDITLFHAMDTLHKSVYDVAKAISALVPQGGPVLCRDEMEEWSAAEASLFEEALEKYGKDFTDIQQDFLPWKSLTSIIEYYYMWKTTDRYVQQKRLKAAEAESKLKQVYIPNYNKPNPNQISVNNVKAGVVNGAGAPGQSPGAGRACESCYTTQSYQWYSWGPPNMQCRLCASCWTYWKKYGGLKMPTRLDGERPGPNRSNMSPHGIPARSSGSPKFAMKTRQAFYLHTTKLTRIARRLCREILRPWRAARHPYLPINSAAIKAECTARLPEASQSPLVLKQAVRKPLEAVLRYLETHPRPPKPDPVKSVSGVLGGLTPAKSAPVINNGSPTILGKRSYEQHNGMDGNMKKRLLMPSRGTYLGLANHGQTRHMGPSRNLLLNGKSYPTKVRLIRGGSLPPVKRRRMNWIDAPDDVFYMATEETRKIRKLLSSSETKRAARRPYKPIALRQSQALPLRPPPPAPVNDEPIVIED, via the exons ACGGCCAACGGGAACGTGGAGGCCAAGGTGGTGTGCTTCTACCGGAGGCGGGACATCTCCAGCACCCTCATCGCCCTGGCCGACAAGCACGCCA CCCTGTCCGTCTGCTACAAAACCGGACCCGGGGCCGACAACGGCGAGGAAG GGGAAATcgaggaggagatggagaaccCCGAGATGGTCGACCTCCCCGAGAAGCTCAAACACCAGCTGCGGCACCGCGAGCTGTTCCTCTCTAGGCAGTTGGAGTCGCTGCCTGCCACCCATATCAG AGGGAAGTGCAGCGTCACTCTGCTCAACGAGACCGAGTCGCTCAAGTCCTACCTGGAGCGGGAG GACTTCTTCTTCTACTCGCTCGTCTACGACCCGCAGCAGAAGACCCTGCTGGCCGACAAAGGGGAGATCCGGGTGGGGAACCGGTACCAGGCGGACATCACGGACCTGCTGAAGGAAG GCGAGGAGGACGGCCGCGACCAGTCCAAGCTGGAGACCAAGGTGTGGGAGGCGCACAACCCGCTCGTGGACAAGCAGATCGACCAGTTCCTGGTGGTGGCCCG ctccgTGGGCACCTTTGCGCGGGCGCTGGACTGCAGCAGCTCCGTCCGGCAGCCCAGCCTGCACATGAGCGCCGCCGCGGCCTCCCGGGACATCACGCTG TTCCACGCCATGGACACGCTGCACAAAAGCGTGTACGACGTTGCCAAGGCCATCTCGGCCCTGGTGCCGCAGGGGGGGCCGGTGCTCTGCCGCGACGAGATGGAGGAGTGGTCGGCCGCGGAGGCCAGCCTCTTCGAGGAGGCCCTGGAGAAGTACGGGAAGGACTTCACGGACATCCAGCAGGACTTC ctgccctgGAAGTCGCTGACCAGCATCATCGAGTACTACTACATGTGGAAGACCACCGACAGATACGTGCAGCAG aaacgTTTGAAAGCTGCTGAAGCGGAGAGCAAGTTGAAGCAAGTCTATATTCCCAACTA TAACAAGCCCAACCCGAACCAGATCAGCGTCAACAACGTCAAGGCGGGTGTGGTGAATGGTGCGGGCGCACCAGGCCAGAGCCCCGGGGCTGGCCGGGCCTGCGAGAGCTGTTACA CCACCCAGTCTTACCAGTGGTATTCTTGGGGTCCCCCTAACATGCAGTGTCGTCTCTGCGCATCTTGTTGGACATATTGGAAGAAATATGGTGGCTTGAAAATGCCAACCCGGTTAGATGGAGAGAGGCCAGGACCAAACCGCAGTAACATG AGCCCCCACGGCATCCCAGCCCGGAGCAGCGGGAGCCCCAAGTTCGCCATGAAGACGAGACAGGCCTTCTACCTGCACACCACCAAGCTCACCCGGATCGCCCGGCGCCTGTGCCGAGAGATCCTGCGCCCGTGGCGCGCAGCCCGGCACCCTTACCTGCCCATCAACAGTGCGGCCATCAAGGCCGAGT GCACCGCCCGGCTGCCCGAAGCCTCGCAGAGCCCGCTGGTGCTGAAGCAGGCCGTGCGGAAGCCCCTGGAAGCCGTGCTGCGGTATCTCG agacccacccccgcccccccaagCCCGACCCGGTGAAGAGCGTGTCCGGCGTGCTCGGCGGCCTGACCCCCGCCAAGTCGGCTCCCGTCATCAACAACGGCTCGCCCACCATCCTGGGCAAGAGGAGCTACGAGCAGCACAACGGCATGGACG GCAACATGAAGAAGCGCCTGTTGATGCCCAGTAGGG GCACTTACCTGG GCCTGGCGAACCACGGGCAGACCAGGCACATG GGACCAAGCCGGAATCTCCTGCTCAACGGGAAGTCGTACCCCACCAAAGTGCGCCTCATCCGGGGGGGCTCCCTGCCCCCCGTCAAACGGCGGAGGATGAACTGGATCGACGCTCCCGATGACGTCTTTTACATGGCCACCGAGGAGACCAG GAAGATTCGCAAGCTGCTCTCATCCTCGGAGACCAAGCGTGCTGCCCGCAGGCCCTACAAACCCATCGCCCTGCGCCAGAGCCAGGCCCTGCCGCTGCGGCCGCCCCCGCCCGCGCCGGTCAACGACGAGCCCATTGTCATCGAGGACTAG
- the LOC136334131 gene encoding cysteine-rich protein 1 → MPKCPKCDKEVYFAERVTSLGKDWHRPCLKCEKCGKTLTSGGHAEHEGKPYCNHPCYAAMFGPKGFGRGGAESHTFK, encoded by the exons ATGCCCAAGTGCCCCAAGTGCGACAAGGAGGTGTACTTCG CTGAGCGGGTGACCTCTCTGGGGAAGGACTGGCACCGGCCATGCCTGAAGTGTGAGAAGTGCGGGAAGACGCTGACCTCAGGGGGCCATGCCGAG CATGAAGGCAAGCCCTATTGCAATCACCCCTGCTACGCCGCCATGTTTGGGCCCAAAG GTTTTGGGCGAGGTGGAGCTGAGAGTCACACTTTCAAGTAG
- the MTA1 gene encoding metastasis-associated protein MTA1 isoform X3, whose product MAANMYRVGDYVYFENSSSNPYLIRRIEELNKTANGNVEAKVVCFYRRRDISSTLIALADKHATLSVCYKTGPGADNGEEGEIEEEMENPEMVDLPEKLKHQLRHRELFLSRQLESLPATHIRGKCSVTLLNETESLKSYLEREDFFFYSLVYDPQQKTLLADKGEIRVGNRYQADITDLLKEGEEDGRDQSKLETKVWEAHNPLVDKQIDQFLVVARSVGTFARALDCSSSVRQPSLHMSAAAASRDITLFHAMDTLHKSVYDVAKAISALVPQGGPVLCRDEMEEWSAAEASLFEEALEKYGKDFTDIQQDFLPWKSLTSIIEYYYMWKTTDRYVQQKRLKAAEAESKLKQVYIPNYNKPNPNQISVNNVKAGVVNGAGAPGQSPGAGRACESCYMSSLRILLDILEEIWWLENANPVRWREARTKPQ is encoded by the exons ACGGCCAACGGGAACGTGGAGGCCAAGGTGGTGTGCTTCTACCGGAGGCGGGACATCTCCAGCACCCTCATCGCCCTGGCCGACAAGCACGCCA CCCTGTCCGTCTGCTACAAAACCGGACCCGGGGCCGACAACGGCGAGGAAG GGGAAATcgaggaggagatggagaaccCCGAGATGGTCGACCTCCCCGAGAAGCTCAAACACCAGCTGCGGCACCGCGAGCTGTTCCTCTCTAGGCAGTTGGAGTCGCTGCCTGCCACCCATATCAG AGGGAAGTGCAGCGTCACTCTGCTCAACGAGACCGAGTCGCTCAAGTCCTACCTGGAGCGGGAG GACTTCTTCTTCTACTCGCTCGTCTACGACCCGCAGCAGAAGACCCTGCTGGCCGACAAAGGGGAGATCCGGGTGGGGAACCGGTACCAGGCGGACATCACGGACCTGCTGAAGGAAG GCGAGGAGGACGGCCGCGACCAGTCCAAGCTGGAGACCAAGGTGTGGGAGGCGCACAACCCGCTCGTGGACAAGCAGATCGACCAGTTCCTGGTGGTGGCCCG ctccgTGGGCACCTTTGCGCGGGCGCTGGACTGCAGCAGCTCCGTCCGGCAGCCCAGCCTGCACATGAGCGCCGCCGCGGCCTCCCGGGACATCACGCTG TTCCACGCCATGGACACGCTGCACAAAAGCGTGTACGACGTTGCCAAGGCCATCTCGGCCCTGGTGCCGCAGGGGGGGCCGGTGCTCTGCCGCGACGAGATGGAGGAGTGGTCGGCCGCGGAGGCCAGCCTCTTCGAGGAGGCCCTGGAGAAGTACGGGAAGGACTTCACGGACATCCAGCAGGACTTC ctgccctgGAAGTCGCTGACCAGCATCATCGAGTACTACTACATGTGGAAGACCACCGACAGATACGTGCAGCAG aaacgTTTGAAAGCTGCTGAAGCGGAGAGCAAGTTGAAGCAAGTCTATATTCCCAACTA TAACAAGCCCAACCCGAACCAGATCAGCGTCAACAACGTCAAGGCGGGTGTGGTGAATGGTGCGGGCGCACCAGGCCAGAGCCCCGGGGCTGGCCGGGCCTGCGAGAGCTGTTACA TGTCGTCTCTGCGCATCTTGTTGGACATATTGGAAGAAATATGGTGGCTTGAAAATGCCAACCCGGTTAGATGGAGAGAGGCCAGGACCAAACCGCAGTAA